The sequence below is a genomic window from Sorangiineae bacterium MSr12523.
TCCGACGCGGAACCAAGGTGCTCTTCAGTCAAAAGTACGAAATCAAGAGCATGGTCGCTCAGGGGGACACCTTGGCCCTCGAGGTCGCATGGTCCGGCACGCTCGCCGTCGCCGTCGGCTCCCGCGCGCCGGGCGACGTTCTTCGTGCGAGCTTCGCCGTCTTTCTCGAATTCCGCGACGGCCAGATCTTCCGTCAACGCAATTACGATTGCTTCGAGCCTTTTTGAACGATGTTCCGCGTCGACGCCAATTCCCTGGACGAGTATTTCTCGGCCGATCCTTCCCGTGAGCGCGACCTACGCCAGCTGGACGCGCTCATTCGGAAGAGAGCCCCGAGCCTCGCGCGCGAATTCTTTCGCGGCACGGCGGAGGGCAAGCCCGGTATGTCGATGAAAATGATTGGGTATGGCAAGTTCCAATACAAGACGAAGTCGTCCAAAGAGGCCATCGACTGGCCTCTCATCGGATTGGCGCTTCAAAAGAATTACATCAGCCTCTACGTCTCCTCCGTGCGCGACGGCCAATACGTCATCGACGAATACGCCGGCCAACTCGGAAAAGTGAGCACTGGGAAGGGCTGCATCCGCTTCAAACGCTTCGAAGATCTCGATCTGGAGGGCTTGACGGTGATGCTGAAGAGCATCGAGGACGACGTACGCAAAGGCCGCGCCTCGTCGCGGTACAATCGGGTGGCAAAAGAGTAATCTGCATTTCTATATTCCTGGAGAAGCTCAGTGGCGAGCAGCCGGCTGGAACCGGCAGGGCACAGGTTCGAATCCTGTCTCCAGGTCCGGTGAAAGCATGAGCAATGCGAACGGTATGGGGTATCCCTTGGGCCAGCTCATAAAGGCGCTCGCGGGCACGGGCGAGGGTGCGGCTGCGCGCGCGCGGAGATGGGAGCTCGTTCTCGGTGGGCTCGCCGATGGCACCCTTCGCATTGGCTCGCGCACACCGGTGGCGAACACGCCGGCGTGGGTCACCCTGGAGGTGCTCCACGGCGGATTTGCCACGGGCGAGCATGCAGCAGGCGGACCGCTGCAACCGCACGAGCATGCATGGCTCGCCGCAGCCCCGCCGCACATGCAGGGCGCCGAGCGGGCGGCATTGAACCTTCATTTTCTCGGCGACGCGGGACGCGCCGACCTCGAGACCATGCTCGAAACGGGCTGCTTTCGGGTCCAGGTGCCCGAGGAAGGTGCCCTGCTCGTGGTGGATTGGCTGCTACGGCACGGCGAGAGCGAGCGCGCCGGCACACTCCTCAAGGTGCTCGGTCCCTTCTTCGAGCGCCTTCGCTTCTATCCGGTGCCGCATGCGCAGCCCCTCCGCAGTGGGCTGGACATTCACGTGCATACTGCAGGCGAAGTGGTGGCGAGCCTGCGCGCCAAGAAGCCGCAACGCGCAGTCGCGCGCATGAACGAGTCCCTCCGCATCTGGGCCCCGCTCTACGATCGGACGGTGGCCCTCTTCCTCGAAACCGTGGACGGCGATGAAGGATGGCCTTGCCGGCGCTATCCGCCCGACTGGCGCGACCGCGCACAGGCGCTGCTCGACGATTATCACGCCGCACGCAACGTGCACACGCTGTGTCGAAAGCCGGAAAAGCGAAAGGAGAACTTTGCCCGCCTTCGTCGTTGCATGGAGATCATTCTCACCGATCCGAACGCGCTCACGGGCGGTGACGTGGGAATGATTCGCAAGATCCTGGCATCCTTCGTCGCCCGCCGCGGCAAGCCGGGAAGCGAGAGGTGCCGAAATGCGCGCGCTGCGCAGGGCCGCACGGCAGCCAAGCCGACGCATGTCGAGATGGCGCGCGCTCTGGCCGCGAGGCTCGCGCCGTATGCGCCGGACGAGGGTATTCCGCATATCGACGACCTCCTCGGGCCGCTTACCGATATGGAAGCATCCCAGATCGGTGCCAAGGCCGGTGAGCCCATTCCGGAGCCACTCGCAGCAAAGGCGCTGCGTTGCCTCGAGGCCCCGATCGATTCGTTGTTCGAACGGGGGCGCATTCCTTCCAGCGAGACCCTGGCCAAGGTATTGCCATCCCTAACTGCGCAAGTCCGTGCTGCGGCCATCGTTGATCCGGAGTTGCAACGGATTTACCGTGCCGTTTACCTCGCTTTCCGCCGTCGCCGTTCGCTGCTTCTTCTCAACCTGGAGAGTCAGGTCAAGCTCACCGAATTACCTTGGATGGCCGTAATCCAGCCTTGGATGGCCTCGGACGAGGCCTCGCAGCGCAAGGCCCGCGAAACGCTGGTTCACACGGCCACTTTGGTTCTTCGAGCATTCCCGCATACCATCCTGCCGAATACGCTCACCAAAGAATTTCGAGCCCTCGCCGCAGGCGCGGGCCTATCCCCGCCTTGGGTCGACGAACTCGCCGCCGACATTTTCATGGGGGCCTTCTCGGAGACCTTCATGCGCGCCGCCAAGACAGCTGCCCGCGCGTTGGAAGGGAGCCTTTACCCCCGGTATTATGGAATCCCTTGTGATCGCCTGGCGAACCTGCGGGACAGCGATACGTCGCAATTGCATGCCATTTGCCAGGAGCTCGCGACGTCGCACGCCAATGGCCCGTGGTCGGTTGCTCGAAACGGCACCATCATCGAGCAGGCGCAAATCCTGACGACGCACAATCTCGTCCTCCTGTTCGATGCGCTGCACGTGGCGCCTGGTCTTGATATCCCCAGCATGGCGCGCCACACCTTCACGTGGATTTGCCGGCGCCAACGAAGAATCCTGCCCGATTGGCACACTCGATTGACGATGATGAAGAACACCGCCTACGCATGGCGCCAGATGATCTTCTACCTCGCGCACCTCGATCGCTCGGATCAAGACGCATTTTTGGAATGGGGTTCGTCCCATCTCGAGAAACAACGCCTCGTTTTCCAAACGCGGTTCGAACCGGTGTGGGCGGGACTCCGGTCCGTAGCGAAAGGGCACCATTTCAATGAAGATGGGATTCACTCGGCATCGGGCGGCCGACGATTCCTCGGTTGGTCCATCGGAAAGCATTGGCTCTTGCCCTAAAGGTGTACAGAGATAGATCTCAATGGCTGGAGAGGCCATGCCGCTTCATGATTCGTACGAGTCGACTCGGCCTTTATCTAATTTTCTTATCGACGGCATTAGCCAATACATTCCTGATCGCCACGGGTTGTAGTGAGAACTCGACGCACCCGCCGGTGAGACGGAGAAACGGCAACTTCGGCGGTGAGCAAGTCCATTGCATCGAGAGCGTGTGCCCGGCCGCTTTCGACCAAGGAGGGGTGTATACCGAAACAGCAGCCTGCACCCCCATGGCCGCCGCGGGCCAGCCTTGCCCCAAGACACCGTCCGGATCGAGTGCGTGCGCGCCGGGGACCACGTGCATCAACGGCACGTGCACCGCGGGTGCCTGCTTCTGACCCGCGCCCGCGACGATCCATTGGCTTGACACATTGGAAACGATTGGCAGGTCGCCGGAACCGGCCTCGATGCAGGTCTTCGTCGGGCCGATCTCCCGGGCGCACAATCCAAAGGGTTTCATTGTCAATGGCCGGCCGATGCGGCGAATGGATTCATGTCACATCCGTACAA
It includes:
- a CDS encoding nuclear transport factor 2 family protein, whose product is MSDPKALVQDYFDCIEQGDEARLLMMLHPGVIQQELPNRLNPNGVEYDLAGMIEAFRRGTKVLFSQKYEIKSMVAQGDTLALEVAWSGTLAVAVGSRAPGDVLRASFAVFLEFRDGQIFRQRNYDCFEPF
- a CDS encoding DUF1801 domain-containing protein, which codes for MFRVDANSLDEYFSADPSRERDLRQLDALIRKRAPSLAREFFRGTAEGKPGMSMKMIGYGKFQYKTKSSKEAIDWPLIGLALQKNYISLYVSSVRDGQYVIDEYAGQLGKVSTGKGCIRFKRFEDLDLEGLTVMLKSIEDDVRKGRASSRYNRVAKE